The Thermodesulfovibrionales bacterium genomic sequence CGGACTGATTGCGATGATGATATTCAGGCCTCAGGGACTCCTCGGCGGCCTCGCAAAGGGAAGATAATATGCGTTGCAGGATGCATACTCGGAGGCCCATGCCATGTACCTCCTAGATGTCAGAGGTCTGACGAAACACTTTGGCGGGATCAGGGCGATCGAGGACGTGAGCTTCAGGGTGCGCGAGGGCTCTATCGTGAGCATCATAGGTCCGAATGGCGCTGGCAAGACGACCCTGTTCAACTGTCTCACCGGGCTCACAAAGCCGACAAAGGGAGAGGTCCACCTGTCTGACGCTGCCATAACCGGCCTTCCGTCCTACCGTGTCGTCGCCCTCGGCGTGGCCAGGACATTTCAGAACATACGGCTGTTCAGAGAGATGACCGTTCTCGACAATGTCCTCGTTTCCCAACATCTAAAGATCAGGTCGGGACTCGTAGCCGCAGTCATACGGGGGAAGGAGTTTCTTTCTGAAGAGAAGACGGCAAGGGAGAAGGCCTTTGAGTATCTCGATTTCGTCGGGCTCAGTGATTCGGCCCATATCGTCTCCTCGAATCTCCCCTATGGTGACCAGAGGCGTCTCGAGATCGCGAGGGCGCTGGCGACGGAACCCGTTCTCCTGCTCCTTGACGAGCCGACGGCAGGCATGAATCCCCAGGAGACGGGGGAGCTTATGGAGATTATCAAGAGACTCCAGAGGCTCGGCAAGACCATCGTCCTCATCGAACATGATATGAAGGTCGTCATGGGGATATCGGAGACGATCGTTGTCCTTGACCACGGAGTGAAGATTGCCGAAGGGAATCCCGAAGAGATCAGGAACGATCCGATGGTTATAGAGGCCTATCTCGGTGGATAGATCCGGCATGCTCAGACTCGAAGATATCCATGTCTCCTACGGCCATGCTGAAGCCCTGAGGGGGATTCATTTGGAGGTTCAGAAGGGAGAGGTGGTATGTCTCATCGGGAACAATGGCGCAGGAAAATCGACGACACTCATGACCATATCCGGCATCCTTAAACCAGGGGAAGGAAGGGTCCTCTTCGAGGACAGGGTGATAAACGATCTCAGGCCCGATGAGAGGGTCAAGTTAGGGATCAGTCAGGTCCCTGAGGGACGGAGGATATTCCCCAGACTGACGGTAAGAGAGAATCTCGAGATGGGTGCATTTCTGAATACCGGTCGTCTGAGGGACAACCTCGCAAGGGTCTTTACCATCTTCCCTGTTCTCAGGGAGAGAGAAAAACAAGCCGGTGGAACGCTGAGCGGAGGCGAGCAGCAGATGCTTGCCATCGGAAGGGCGCTCATGTCGGATCCGAAGATGCTCCTCCTCGATGAGCCGTCATTGGGCCTCGCCCCGATTATCGTGAGTAAGATTTTCAAGATCATCAGGGAGATATGCAATGAGGGAATGACGGTCCTCCTTGTCGAGCAGAACGCCCATACAGCCCTTGACCTCTCGAAGAGGGGCTATGTCATCGAGAACGGAAGGATAAGCGTCTCCGGAACGGGTGAGGAACTTCTGAGGAATGACCTGGTCAGAAAGGCGTACCTCGGGGAGTGAGCTGACCACCGACCCGTGCAGATAACAGAAGAGACCTTTGAGCAGACCCTGAAGACCTTTCTTGGTCTCCGTGCGATTGACCTGAAAGACCTCACCTTCGTGGATCCTTATGGCATGGTCGGCATTCTGGAGATGGGTGTATTTTTCAGATCAAAGGGAATACAGAAATCGCTTAGTCTCCCCAGCTTAGAGGAGGTGCTGAAATATCTTGAGCGGATGGACTTCTTTTCATTTGCAGGCGAATACTTTAAGCTTGATCCGTCCAGGCCGAGAATAGACGACAGATTTCTGAGAAATCTAGACACGGACGTTCTCCTTGAGATTAC encodes the following:
- a CDS encoding ABC transporter ATP-binding protein codes for the protein MLRLEDIHVSYGHAEALRGIHLEVQKGEVVCLIGNNGAGKSTTLMTISGILKPGEGRVLFEDRVINDLRPDERVKLGISQVPEGRRIFPRLTVRENLEMGAFLNTGRLRDNLARVFTIFPVLREREKQAGGTLSGGEQQMLAIGRALMSDPKMLLLDEPSLGLAPIIVSKIFKIIREICNEGMTVLLVEQNAHTALDLSKRGYVIENGRISVSGTGEELLRNDLVRKAYLGE
- a CDS encoding ABC transporter ATP-binding protein — encoded protein: MYLLDVRGLTKHFGGIRAIEDVSFRVREGSIVSIIGPNGAGKTTLFNCLTGLTKPTKGEVHLSDAAITGLPSYRVVALGVARTFQNIRLFREMTVLDNVLVSQHLKIRSGLVAAVIRGKEFLSEEKTAREKAFEYLDFVGLSDSAHIVSSNLPYGDQRRLEIARALATEPVLLLLDEPTAGMNPQETGELMEIIKRLQRLGKTIVLIEHDMKVVMGISETIVVLDHGVKIAEGNPEEIRNDPMVIEAYLGG